The following are encoded in a window of Primulina eburnea isolate SZY01 chromosome 4, ASM2296580v1, whole genome shotgun sequence genomic DNA:
- the LOC140830633 gene encoding homeobox-leucine zipper protein ATHB-13-like, which translates to MAFFHSNFMLQTPHHEDDDHDQPSTSLAVPILPSCSPQEFHGGVASLLGKRSSMSFATGIDICEEINNHGDQDELSDDGSQLGEKKKRLNMEQVKTLEKNFELGNKLEPERKLQLARALGLQPRQIAIWFQNRRARWKTKQLEKDYEILKRQFDAVKSENDALQVQNQKLHAEILSLKTREPTESINLNKETEGSCSNRSENSSEIKLDISRNPAIDSPTLPTNPSTTSRQFFPSSLRPNVISHLFQNSTSSRPENQCPKMDHHPNIKEESLCNMFCGMDDQTGFWPWLEQQHFN; encoded by the exons ATGGCATTCTTTCACTCCAATTTTATGCTGCAAACTCCTCATCATGAAGATGATGATCACGATCAGCCCTCCACTTCTCTTGCTGTACCGATTCTTCCTTCTTGCAGTCCCCAAGAATTTCATG GCGGCGTGGCTTCACTGCTAGGGAAGAGATCATCCATGTCGTTTGCCACCGGAATCGACATCTGCGAAGAGATAAACAATCACGGGGATCAGGATGAACTATCCGACGACGGATCCCAGCTCGGGGAGAAGAAGAAGAGGCTGAACATGGAGCAAGTGAAGACACTTGAGAAGAACTTTGAACTGGGAAACAAGCTGGAGCCCGAAAGGAAGCTGCAGCTGGCCCGGGCCCTCGGGCTTCAGCCCAGACAGATCGCCATTTGGTTCCAGAACAGGAGAGCCAGATGGAAGACGAAGCAACTGGAGAAAGATTACGAGATTTTGAAGAGACAATTTGATGCTGTCAAGTCAGAAAACGATGCACTTCAAGTGCAGAATCAGAAACTCCATGCTGAG ATTTTGTCACTGAAGACAAGGGAGCCAACAGAATCCATCAATCTGAACAAAGAAACAGAAGGCTCCTGCAGCAACAGAAGTGAAAACAGCTCAGAAATAAAGCTTGACATATCAAGAAATCCGGCCATTGATAGCCCAACTTTACCCACCAATCCGAGTACCACAAGCAGGCAATTCTTCCCATCATCACTCAGGCCTAATGTAATCTCACATCTCTTCCAGAATTCGACGTCCTCGAGGCCCGAAAATCAGTGTCCGAAAATGGATCATCATCCAAATATCAAGGAGGAAAGCCTTTGCAATATGTTCTGCGGGATGGATGATCAGACAGGGTTTTGGCCATGGCTAGAACAACAACATTTCAATTAA